Proteins from a genomic interval of Poecile atricapillus isolate bPoeAtr1 chromosome 1, bPoeAtr1.hap1, whole genome shotgun sequence:
- the ZBTB20 gene encoding zinc finger and BTB domain-containing protein 20, with amino-acid sequence MTERIHSINLHNFSNSVLETLNEQRNRGHFCDVTVRIHGSMLRAHRCVLAAGSPFFQDKLLLGYSDIEIPSVVSVQSVQKLIDFMYSGVLRVSQSEALQILTAASILQIKTVIDECTRIVSQNVGDVYPVIQDSGQETPRGTPESGTSGQSTDTESGYLQSHSQHSVDRIYSALYACSMQNGSGERSFYSGAVVSHHETALGLPRDHHIEDPSWITRIHERSQQMERYLSTTPETTHCRKQPRPVRIQTLMGNIHIKQEMEDDYDYYGQQRVQILERNESEECTEDTDQAEGTESEPKGESFDSGVSSSIGTEPDSMEQQFMAGLGRDGQQEPSQTDQNDVPADGTQPQQQQQQHVDANSSSPERSNDVEMDSKVLTVNNSTEKGALQPSVNTSVAQPLPTTQIYLRQTETLTSNLRMPLTLTSNTQVIGTAGNTYLPALFTTQSAGSGPKPFLFSLPQPLAGQQTQFVTVSQPGLSTFTAQLPAPQPLAPSAGHSTAGGQGEKKPYECTLCNKTFTAKQNYVKHMFVHTGEKPHQCSICWRSFSLKDYLIKHMVTHTGVRAYQCSICNKRFTQKSSLNVHMRLHRGEKSYECYICKKKFSHKTLLERHVALHSATNGTPGATGTGARAVPAGVVACTEGTTYVCSVCPAKFDQIEHFNDHMRMHVSDG; translated from the exons ATGACAGAGCGCATTCATAGCATCAACCTTCACAACTTCAGCAATTCTGTGCTCGAGACCCTCAACGAGCAGCGCAACCGTGGCCACTTCTGTGACGTGACGGTCCGCATCCACGGGAGCATGCTGCGCGCCCACCGCTGCGTGCTGGCGGCTGGCAGCCCCTTCTTTCAGGacaagctgctgctgggctaCAGTGACATCGAGATCCCCTCAGTGGTGTCGGTCCAGTCTGTGCAAAAGCTCATTGACTTCATGTACAGCGGGGTGCTGCGGGTCTCACAGTCAGAGGCCCTCCAAATCCTCACAGCCGCCAGCATCCTGCAGATCAAGACTGTGATTGATGAGTGCACAAGGATTGTCTCACAAAATGTGGGAGATGTCTACCCGGTGATTCAGGATTCTGGCCAAGAGACACCCAGGGGAACACCTGAATCAGGCACCTCGGGGCAGAGCACCGACACAGAGTCTGGCTACCTGCAGAGCCATTCACAGCACAGTGTGGACAGGATCTATTCAGCCCTCTATGCCTGTTCCATGCAAAATGGCAGTGGGGAGCGCTCCTTTTACAGTGGAGCTGTGGTCAGCCACCATGAGACAGCCCTGGGACTCCCCAGGGACCATCACATAGAAGACCCCAGCTGGATTACCCGGATCCATGAACGGTCACAACAGATGGAGCGGTACCTCTCCACCACTCCAGAGACCACACACTGCCGGAAGCAACCCCGCCCTGTCCGAATTCAAACCCTGATGGGCAACATCCATATTAAACAGGAGATGGAGGATGACTATGACTACTACGGCCAACAGAGGGTGCAGATCCTTGAGCGCAATGAGTCTGAGGAATGCACTGAGGACACTGACCAAGCAGAAGGCACTGAGAGCGAGCCCAAAGGGGAGAGTTTTGACTCAGGTGTCAGTTCCTCCATTGGCACTGAGCCTGATTCCATGGAGCAGCAGTTTATGGCTGGTCTGGGCCGGGATGGACAGCAAGAACCTTCTCAAACAGATCAAAATGATGTCCCTGCTGATGGCACTCagccgcagcagcagcagcagcaacatgTAGATGCCAACTCTTCCTCACCAGAGAGAAGCAATGACGTTGAAATGGACAGCAAAGTGCTCACAGTCAATAACAGCACCGAAAAGGGGGCTTTGCAGCCTTCTGTCAACACATCTGTTGCCCAACCATTGCCAACCACACAGATCTACTTACGCCAGACAGAAACCCTCACCAGCAATCTGAGGATGCCACTGACTTTGACCAGCAACACTCAGGTCATTGGCACAGCTGGCAACACCTACCTGCCTGCCCTTTTCACCACGCAGTCTGCTGGCAGTGGCCCTAAGCCCTTTCTCTTCAGCCTGCCCCAGCCTTTAGCTGGCCAACAGACACAGTTTGTGacagtgtcccagcctggcctgtCAACCTTTActgcccagctgccagccccacagccctTGGCCCCGTCTGCGGGCCACAGCACAGCGGGTGGGCAAGGCGAAAAAAAGCCTTACGAGTGCACTCTCTGTAACAAGACTTTCACCGCCAAACAGAACTACGTCAAGCACATGTTTGTACACACAG GTGAGAAACCACACCAATGCAGCATCTGTTGGCGCTCCTTCTCTTTAAAGGATTACCTAATCAAACACATGGTGACACACACTGGCGTGAGGGCCTACCAGTGCAGTATCTGCAACAAGCGCTTCACCCAGAAGAGCTCCCTTAATGTGCACATGCGTCTCCACCGCGGGGAGAAGTCCTACGAGTGCTACATCTGCAAGAAGAAGTTCTCCCACAAGACCTTGCTGGAGAGGCATGTGGCTCTGCACAGTGCCACCAACGGCACGCCTGGAGCCACCGGCACCGGCGCGAGGGCTGTCCCCGCCGGCGTGGTGGCCTGCACGGAGGGGACCACGTACGTCTGCTCTGTCTGTCCAGCTAAGTTTGACCAAATCGAGCATTTCAACGACCACATGAGGATGCATGTGTCAGACGGATAA